The genomic stretch GCCAACCCTAATGCACATTTTCTATGGTCACttcaaattaccatttgtagttgccttgggacagtggcgtagccaggaattttgtttggaggggggtctaaaaccaggggggggggaaatttgtGAAAAAGAGGGTACTTAGCAATGGTTTTTAagctaatgttaacacttttaatagtcgagaaaacttcatttgttaaagaaatattttttaaattcatgatttttcaatatttggttttcttttgtgaaggaaaataattgtgtttttatattttgggaggTTGCAGAggcccccccctggctacgccactgccttgtGAATGGCCAGGTAGTCAAGAGCCCAAAACGTAGGCTGCCTTCCATCTTCCTACTTGGAGGCAAGCCCAAAGAGAATTCATCCACAGCAATCCCTTCGGAATGAGTGAAATTactcatttgtaaatatttcaaacttacaTGATCACCATCATCCACAGTCCTGATGTCAATCAAGTCATCTCCATGTTTTAGATGGAAAAATCTTTTGCTCTCCACAAAGGTCCACTTCAGAACATAGTCGTCAGGATACATTTTGACGTTGGTGAAGGTATTCAAGTAAGCACTGGCCTCTTCTTCACACCTGAATTCCGGAGGGATTTTGTTTAGGTGCCACGATGGGTCAGCAAACCTTATGACATTTAAAGCCGTCTTGGTGACAGCAATTGCCTTCAAGCATTTGAGATCGGAGACGAGGAATCCCTTCACAACAGTTGCGTCTGCAGCCGCTTTGCAGCTGTCACTAGGGCCATCATCCCACGAGGATTCCCCTTTGTATACAGTAAGGTCTGGAGACTTGGCTGCATCTAATTTGGTCCTCTTAGCATCCGACTTGCGGTTCAACTTCTGACGAGCCGATTCCTTGGACACACTGCCAACTGATTTGGATCTTCTGGCACGCATGGTACCTGACTTGGAAGTCAACTCAAGTGCAGATGATTCTTTGGAATTCATGGCAACTGAATCAGCTGCATAGCTCATTGAGGTATCAGAAAAGGGATTCACATCAGTTGATTCTGCAGATGCTGTGGCCATAACGTTTGTTCTCTTAGTGATTAAGGTACCTGACAAGGAATTCACAGCACAATGATCAGTTGAATCTACAGGCATAGCTGCTGTTATATTGGCTCTCCTGGAAACTGAGATATCTGGAGAGGGGTCCACTGCACGAACACCAGTACATTCTATAGGCATTGGGGCAACTGTACCAGCTCCTTCGGCAACTGAGGAAACAGAAGAGGGAGCCACCGCACTAAAACCAGTTGAATCTACAGTCGCAGCTGCAGCTTTATTGGATGTTTTGGTAACTGAAGCATCTGATGAGGAATTTACTGCCCTACTACCACTTGATTCTACACATGATGGGGAAACTTTGCTTGTTCTTTTGATAATTAAGGTGTCTGACAAGGGATTCACTGCACAACTTGCTGATTCTGCACATGCTAAGGCAACTGAATTTGTTCTTTGAGCAGTGGAGGTAACTGATACAGGATTCACTGCACACACACCAGGCTGTTCAATAGACGCAGGGGCAACTGAACTCGTTCTTTTGGTAATAATGGTATCTGAAGCAGGACTCTCCATAGCCACACTATTTGATACTACAGGCTTGGTGTCAGATTTACTGACCCTGTCAGCATACAAGGTACCCGTAAAGGGACTCAATTTCAGAACAACAGCTGCATTCAATCCATTCTCATCGATTAATCTGAATCTTTCGGCAATGAAGGCTGATGAGGGATTCCCTTCAGAAGCGACAGACGATGCCACAGAATTTACTTCAACAGTTCTCCTGGCAAGGTTCACTTGGCAGACACTACCCGAATCTCGAAACTTGGAGGCAACTGGGAATGCCTTTATGGTGACTGAGTTGTCTGCTATGCTGTTCACATCACGAGGACTAATTGAATCTGCCCTGTTGCTGGTGACCACATTGGACTTTGTATCCATTAAAGGGTCCAACACTGCAGCCACTTGATGGATGCCATTTCTGGATACTGCACACTTAGGGGATTCCACCTGGCCCAGGGAGTCCATTGACATTTCCGTCGGCAGAATCTCTTTCTGCACAACAGCCAAGTTAGAAGATGAAGGAACAACTACACTGACTGCTGCACCTGACACATGCAACAAGGATTTCATAGTAGTCTCACTCGAGTCCGTGCACTCCTTGGCAACAATGCACGCACCAAAATCTGTTGAGTCATCATGCGTAGGATTCATAATATCATCAAACCCTGACCAGTTACCCTGAACACTTTCAATTTTCATACTGAAATCTGACTTTGATTCATCACTCAGTTCAGAATCCATCTCTTCCCTTGGTTCTTTTTTTATGGTCACTGAAGACATGCTACAAGGATCATCAGTTTCATCAATTGTGTCAACTTGAGTGAGGCTTTCATTAACAGTTGAAGTGACAACCGGCAAATCATCAGTTGCAGTTCTCTTCTCCCCAACACTGGTTGGTCGCTCAGTTGTTCTATTCAGGGGGTCAATCCCTCTCCTCGTTGATAATGACTCAATATTTTTGCCAAATGACGATGCTTCACTCATTCCCCTAGATGAAGAGGATTTGAGCAAGGATACCGACGGCTGAGCCGTTTGACGAGCAGGGGTCCGACTGTCCGTCCTGGACACTCTTGGCATTGTCTCCGGAGTCAAAGGCTCCTTAGAAAGCTCCACATGTGTTCGGATCAGAATTCCATTCACTTTCACAAAAGCCCTAATTTCTGGAACTTCATAATTGTAATAAGGACCAACTTTGACGGAAATATCACTGATCATGTAATCTGCATAAACACCCTGTTTCCAGATCTGATTGTTGAACAGATAGTTTGATCCACTCGAACATGATACCCTAACAGCAATGTCTCTTTCCTTGGACACTCGAAGTGCATACACCATTTGCGTGTAAGTGGCACTGAAATGTGGCTTGTCGATGATTATTTTGTCAAAACTTCGGTCAAGATTTAAGCAATACCAACTCAAATCTAAGAAGCCCTTTGATGCTGGTGCTGGTACGACCAATGGCTTGGATTGAGGGCTAGGGGATATCACTTCTTCCTCGTGTGATTTCTCAGACACAGTGGAGTCCGGAGAGGCCTGGCGATGAGTTTCAGATGCAGAAGTTGTGTCTTCCGAGGAAGGAGAGGGAAGATCATTTTCCACAGCAAGAGAGACAGGACTGCTGGGAGTATTTTCGGAATGAGCAGAATTTCGAGCACGGCAAACCGGGCTTCCAGTAGATTGAACTGCAGCTGGATCATACACCTGTATATCAGGTTCTGGGATTTCATTGATTTCAGATTCAACAACAGCCTCATCCGTAGCGTCATTATCACCTAGTGCCTCTTCAGTATAGCTTACACTTGAGCTGTCACAGATAAGGATTCTTTTACCACCATTATCAAAAGTCAGCTCATTGAACGCCTTCGAGCAGGACCTCATGACTTTGATAAGAATTCTTTCACTGAGTTTGGTCCTCAAATTTAGGTTTCCTTTTATCTCCCAGTGCAAGCCATGGCAAGAAAGAATGCAGCATCCATAACGTTCAGGGTTATTCttatacaaatgaaataaatagtcaACACTAGAAACAAAACCACCAACATTCTCCACCTTTGCCAAGTTAGTACTCGTGAGATCTGGTGGGGAGTCCCTGTCTGTGACCATAATTTTGACAGGACATTTTGGGATCTGACTTATCCATAAATAAGCCAATCTTTCTTTAACCATCTTCTCTAAAACATCCCATTTCATCAACACCATACAATTGACTCGTGCAGGGCTCAATGATGAAGACAACATACATGCTATTTGGCTATCAGTAACCTCTCCCGAGGCAAAAAATTTTCGATACTCCTTGTAGTTCCTGAAGTACTTTTTCAAACTGATGTCTTGATAACTGCTATCTTTCGAGCAACTGGGTTTGTCTGCATGCGTATCTCTTTGTGGCGAGTAAAAATTACTGGAGCTTTCTCCACCAGGGTTGCCTTCATGAGAGCAATGAGCTTTGTATGGTTCATCTGGCACACTGTATCTGAAAAGGGATGATTTAAACCTCTGCTTGCCGGATATACTCTTAATAGCCACGCAGATGGGCCTCTTCAGTTTAAAGGCACTTTCATCATGAGAATCCACAGAATTAGGCTCAGAGCTCTTCTCGTTAATTTCAGGGTGATTGGTATCAGTAGTCAATTCACTGGCGCTCTCTGCTTCTTCAGCTTCTTTACTCTTAGGAGGAGACTTCTGCACGAAAAGTTTggattttttcttaacttccgCCAGAATGTCGTGTTCTTCCTCCTCTTCAAGCCATCTTTTCGGGGGCCTCCTCTGTCTTTTAGCCAAACCTCCTTCCATCTCCGGTGACTTTGCCTCAGCACTTAAAAGTGTTAGCCTACTGGAGTCTCTTGGTGTAAAATTGGGACCTCTTATACAGTGTTTTGAAAACATGCAATCAGCATGGCCACAATGCACACGTTTCCTCTTTGCTTTCAAACTATCACACATGCATCCCAGACGGCAAAAGTCTTTACCACATTCCTCTTTCCCTTTCCTCAGCGGGACATTTAATGATGAGGAACATTGAGCCCCCTTCCTCTTCACTCTAACAAGTTGACCACATTTTTTGGGCTTCCCTTCTTTTCCCTGCAGCTTCCTGTGCCTTCCCATGCTGCCTCCTGCATTAGATGCAGTCAGCTCCGGTGCATCCTCCACCAACGGACATTCTGAGCACCCTTCATCAGAGCACCGGGCCTCAGTGATTGCCATCGCCAGCACAAAATCCACTTTGTCCTGTAGCTCACTAAGGCACGGGAAGGCATCATTGTTCAGTAAGTAAATTGCATGATGACGCAACTCAAATCCAAGAAACTGGTCACTGCAAGCCCCTAATATTTTACAACGATAATTTCTATCGTCAGGTAACTTGGCCATGAAATCCACTTTTACATCCCCACCAGTAGAGCGAGTTAACCTCCGACCATCCACCAAATTCTGGTTTGGCGACTGAGACAAGTTTTTCCCACAAAAGCTGTTCATAGTTCGATACTCCTTCCATACTGGAGAAGATGGTAGGGAGGTAATGACGCATCCCTGAGATTTAATTAACACTTTCACAGTTTTTTGTTCACTAATCCACTTAGGAAGTCTTCCCAGATGTACTACTGCATTATCAGTTTTGGGGTTTACTGATGATTTCCTTTTATACCTCATGATACCTTTCAGTATCAATTGACAAAGTCTCTACGCGTGAATCTAACTAAATTATATGCTCATGAGGCCACAAACACTTTGCATTAAATTTGAGATCAATCTTTCACTACTTGCAACATCAAAAATAAACACCTAAAGCATCAGATCAGTGCCCAAGAATGCTTTCATTAAATTTCCACAGCTGGTGTTTCCTTAGCAGTGGGCAAAATAATGTGTCTGAAaccctgaaaaaaaaagaaacgcaatCATATAATTTCGATCAAATAAATTCACAATACGTTTTTCCTGGATATATACAATTACCTATACCAAATTAAATTCACAATGGCAAATGCTACAGCTGAGACATTTCAACTCAAAACCATGAATACACTGTTAtcagaataatattaaaaactcaaATCTTAGCTCtttcttaattcaattaagtGCAGAGAAACTTCTCTTAGCAATCACTACTATCAGATGCAGATGACCAGTATTTTCCAGAACCAATagcaattataattaaaaacttttgggacATGTCTCCACTTCAATGATTTGGGTGTCCCAAAAGTTTCACGATTAATGCtggttgctttttcaaggaaatctgctgagaaatatttttattttgatacatatatatatatctctctctcttgggTTGCAACCTTATCATGGCTGATGGACTGGCATGTTCCCATAAGCCCTAGAgttgcactggcgggattaattctcaattattcCGAGAAGGGCCAACCATGCCAAATAGGTCGAGGGTGGGAGCCAGAGGAAATATAGTCCATGTGATGGTGTGAATCTAAGCTTAGGCTACCGGCTGGATGCTCAGGTTAACGACTTCTGTACTCTGGACAGACTTTCAGAGCATTCGAAAACAAGCAAATTGACTCATGCGCAAGGCTGAAGCACACAGCTGGGGCACTGCCCATGTAACGCACCAAGGATTGAACCTATATTATAAATTGCTAACTGCCTTAAAATATTTGGTACTTGGAAAGTTCAACCAGTATGTGAAAGGTATTCCAAACAACATTTACATTCAGCATGAATGAATTCATGGATTGCTACTTCGAAGTATTTCATTTCGTccactacatttttaaatttgatgagCTCCACATGCATACCGTTTCATACATACATATCTATTTACATGTCCAATGATGAATACATGCAAATGTACTTTTACCTACAGAGATAAAAATTATGATGACTATCATTCCACTAGCACGGTTTACTTATGGCACTACTTGCATCAACATTTCCACAGCATTCTAAATTGTCATTTAAGAGAAAAACGGGGGCAAGGAGAGGTGGGGAGAAAAGAGGCGTTTAGCAAACTGCTAGTTTGCTAAACAGTAAGGATTCTCTTTACCTGTTAGAAGATAATGATTTGTAAGTTTGTATAAATATAACAGTGGAAATATAAGAAAGGAAAAAGTGTAAGAATGCAAAAGTAATAGTCTGAATCAACTGAcattgtgaataaaaaataaggagGTTTCAAATGTATCTGAGGCACAAAATGATGATATTTGAGAACGGTGAGTAGAGTTTAAAAGCTAATACATACAATGTAAATACCGCATAAAATTCAGGAGACAGCTGTGATGAGCTGatgcaaaaaaaatgcaatttgacACACCACTGTTTCAAGTCACCAAAGGCGGCGGCCGCTATTCATTCTTAAGGAAGCACAACACGAAGTCCATAGGCATCGCTTAATGCGTATTTGTATTAGCCCAAATACGATATAAAAACGTAAGCATAAGCAAATCTTCACCATTagcatcaaatatatttttaaaacaacacACTGAGATGACTGTGTTTGCCACATTATTTTGGCATGCAGAATAGTATTTTTCCATAACCAAGACAAGGAAGGGTTTTGATAGTTgtaattaattatcaaattagAGTTAAGTATTGAATACAATCCATCACTTTCTTGGACAAATATTGCAATGCCAATCTATCTATATAATCATCTTGTGTTGATCCTGTCCTTGTGCCTAAATATAAATATGCTTGTGACGAGTGCTTCCTCTTTCTATTCCAATTATCTATCCTACAGAATAATATCTATAAAAATAGTacgaaacctgtacattcaagcACAATAAAcacaaaaacatgaaaattttaaataaattttagtcttagatagtACTTCAAATGTTGTTTTCAAAGgctaattcaaacaaattttccaaGAACACTTAGCCCCTATAGCCCTAGAATGGCTACCCTGCATCCCATCCCATCATGAAACTCTTTAACTTTGCCCATGGCCAAATAGTGAGACTAAATGTACCTATGGAGGTCATTCAAAAATGCTTTAATCGTAACAAGGAGGCGATAAAGAATTTCCTaagatattttccatttcaaacatGGGAGGATGTCAATGCTGCCACAAATGTCAACAACCAACTGAagattttcttaaatatattctaaatgcTCTTCCATAATGCCCTTCCATCAAAGATCACAGGGTACAATGCAACTAACAAAAATATCAGTTCCACAAAAACATgctctaaaaacattaaaaaaaaaaggattacaattgaataaatgaatgaatttattactccaactgaaatgtacactttttttaacaacacaaaataaagAGGAGAATTTCCAAGTGATGATAAAATAGGTATTGAAGAATAACTTGCAAGTGATTCAAAAGAAAGCGTAAGTTTGGAAAgtgattgagaaaattataacCATGAATGTTCTGAAATTAATGCACTACGGTTGAACCACTGCTTAAGCAAGGACGCTGTGTTTAGACGGACAATTTATAAAATTCTCCCGCTCTTGCATAACCACTAAAATGTAAATGCAAGACTGACTTTGTTGGGCCATTGAGGTTGAACCAAAAGGATGAATTTGCATTCCACAATGAATGAAAacagtattgaaaggcaaaaaagaaacGTGGAAGCCTGTTTGAGAGTtagattataataaattcatgggtgggGTGGATCTCAAGGACcagttattgcattcgtacctaataTGTACTCAGAAAATCAGCTGGCAACCAGAAAATGCAATTCCTTTcctatttctcttaaaaaatcaCCTATTAGATTTTTCACTATTCCGTTAACTCAGGGCCTCTTCAACTTGTTTTGGCTGTGAAGGATTTAGGTTCCTTAACTGACAGAAACCTTCTCAGATCACATTCATTTAATCAAGACCAAAGATATGTCCCCCCTACATCTCCTCCACTGCTCCACGCAAAAAAACCGATCCTCAAGCTCTTAAATCATACTTCACagcatttatccttccagtcatAGGAAACTGTCCCCCAAACGGTCCATCGCAgctccctctaacctcacctctcccAACTAGCTTCTTTGCCAGAATTGTAAAACACAGTTCCCCACTTTCATAACATGTCTCCTAGCTCGATTCTACCTTCTCTGCCATCAATGAATTAAAAcagattaaaaatttatctataatACTCTACGCTTACACATTGATCGTCCTGATTTGCTTTCCTCTATTGATGCCAGAGTTCCTAGTTGATCCACACGTGTGCATTCCTTACTCCATATGCCTATGCCTCGTCAAGCACTCACTCCGCTACCGCCTTTACTCCCAGCTCAATTCATTGCCGGATTACATTGATCCGTTTTCTCCTGTCCTTAAACGAACTGTCAATATCGCCATGCCCCATTACccggaaaataaataaacctcttCCTCTATCTCCCATTCCATGTATCTTTTATTCGTGTTCATCATATTTTTAGCCAGTACTCTTTGTTTTGATTCCTTACATTTATATTCCATGTTTACTCCTTACCCAAACCTAGATATCCTGCAACATCAATTTTTCTTCACACCACCTCTCATTCAGCTAAAATCCATCTAATAAGTGATCAACTCCTTTGCTAACAAAAGGTCTGTGGGATTTCATCTATCTAtcttagaaagacattttctatcttttttttaaaacttcaaatatAAGAAGTCCAGAGCAACACTCAGACAACTATGTACAtacctatttcttctctatcaACTTCctcaaagttatttgaaaagctGATGTTTAATCTTAGagttaattacttttaaaaatttaacctcTTTCATCCACACCAACATATCTTCCGTGAACACCAataaattatttcagcaaattataaacatttgtcaatcaataaataaatactaacagGTTATAGGTACATTTTATAACTTAagtaaagcattcaaaaatattgacaattccatattatcaaataaattgtTGGGAACTGGTAATTCAGAAGTGGCAGATTCTTGGCTTCTGTCATATTTGTCAAATAACCAACAAATGGTTCAatagaaatataaatatcaaatggGAACAAAAACCTTTAGATCCACACCACACTCAGATGATTAAATGCCAAATGTTTGACAACATTCATATCATGAggaattttaatatgtattgGTGAAGGGAGAAACCTATCATTATCAGAAGAATGAATAGGaaatattaatgagaaaaatccatcaaAATTGGTCTGAATTACACAATGGAAAACAGAGAGTGAGACCAGAGACTTGCAGAGATGAACTTTTACATTTCACTCCTCAATAAGAATTATGGATGCGATTTTAAGCACCCAAATATACCTTCAAGCATTACTTTATAAATATGCCGTTCCACAGTTTCTATTTCCCCACACAACTACTTCATTAGGGCCTCCCAAATTTCATAGATAATGACTGTGTGCCAGCAGGCAATTTGCAAAAATTACATTGAGACAGTCTAAATTTTTACACAGGAAATGAAAAGCTGTTATTCTGACTTGTACAAATGAAATCAGATAACTTGATCACAATAATGACCCAATACAATTGAACTTTGATTAGGGAGAGTTCAAGGGACCAGCATTATTTTCTCAATCACATAAGTTCCGGAATGACCTCTCTCACTCACAGAGGTACACTTAAGGAAGTTGGGGGAGGATAGAGCGGGGAAGCCACAGTCATATAATCATTGTGTATGTATTTATCTACActtaaacttgaaattatttacaacGTTCATCTGAAGAAATCTGTTGTCTTTTGAGATTCTCTTGTGGTATTATTAACATGTTTTTTTATCTCATTTCTCTCATCGAAAAGAGATTGTTGCCTTTTTGAGATGACTCTACAGCCTTTCCCTCTTAACTTGTGTGTGTTATAAAGTGATTGAGTCAAGAAGAATGTGTTCCCTTCGAGTCAACGTTAACTAAAATGTATACTAATCTAAAGTTTGAGTGCTAAATAGGTTTCCCGTCAATCCATATTGAGCCGGACGGAGTGGACACAT from Ischnura elegans chromosome 7, ioIscEleg1.1, whole genome shotgun sequence encodes the following:
- the LOC124161863 gene encoding uncharacterized protein LOC124161863 isoform X2 yields the protein MRYKRKSSVNPKTDNAVVHLGRLPKWISEQKTVKVLIKSQGCVITSLPSSPVWKEYRTMNSFCGKNLSQSPNQNLVDGRRLTRSTGGDVKVDFMAKLPDDRNYRCKILGACSDQFLGFELRHHAIYLLNNDAFPCLSELQDKVDFVLAMAITEARCSDEGCSECPLVEDAPELTASNAGGSMGRHRKLQGKEGKPKKCGQLVRVKRKGAQCSSSLNVPLRKGKEECGKDFCRLGCMCDSLKAKRKRVHCGHADCMFSKHCIRGPNFTPRDSSRLTLLSAEAKSPEMEGGLAKRQRRPPKRWLEEEEEHDILAEVKKKSKLFVQKSPPKSKEAEEAESASELTTDTNHPEINEKSSEPNSVDSHDESAFKLKRPICVAIKSISGKQRFKSSLFRYSVPDEPYKAHCSHEGNPGGESSSNFYSPQRDTHADKPSCSKDSSYQDISLKKYFRNYKEYRKFFASGEVTDSQIACMLSSSLSPARVNCMVLMKWDVLEKMVKERLAYLWISQIPKCPVKIMVTDRDSPPDLTSTNLAKVENVGGFVSSVDYLFHLYKNNPERYGCCILSCHGLHWEIKGNLNLRTKLSERILIKVMRSCSKAFNELTFDNGGKRILICDSSSVSYTEEALGDNDATDEAVVESEINEIPEPDIQVYDPAAVQSTGSPVCRARNSAHSENTPSSPVSLAVENDLPSPSSEDTTSASETHRQASPDSTVSEKSHEEEVISPSPQSKPLVVPAPASKGFLDLSWYCLNLDRSFDKIIIDKPHFSATYTQMVYALRVSKERDIAVRVSCSSGSNYLFNNQIWKQGVYADYMISDISVKVGPYYNYEVPEIRAFVKVNGILIRTHVELSKEPLTPETMPRVSRTDSRTPARQTAQPSVSLLKSSSSRGMSEASSFGKNIESLSTRRGIDPLNRTTERPTSVGEKRTATDDLPVVTSTVNESLTQVDTIDETDDPCSMSSVTIKKEPREEMDSELSDESKSDFSMKIESVQGNWSGFDDIMNPTHDDSTDFGACIVAKECTDSSETTMKSLLHVSGAAVSVVVPSSSNLAVVQKEILPTEMSMDSLGQVESPKCAVSRNGIHQVAAVLDPLMDTKSNVVTSNRADSISPRDVNSIADNSVTIKAFPVASKFRDSGSVCQVNLARRTVEVNSVASSVASEGNPSSAFIAERFRLIDENGLNAAVVLKLSPFTGTLYADRVSKSDTKPVVSNSVAMESPASDTIITKRTSSVAPASIEQPGVCAVNPVSVTSTAQRTNSVALACAESASCAVNPLSDTLIIKRTSKVSPSCVESSGSRAVNSSSDASVTKTSNKAAAATVDSTGFSAVAPSSVSSVAEGAGTVAPMPIECTGVRAVDPSPDISVSRRANITAAMPVDSTDHCAVNSLSGTLITKRTNVMATASAESTDVNPFSDTSMSYAADSVAMNSKESSALELTSKSGTMRARRSKSVGSVSKESARQKLNRKSDAKRTKLDAAKSPDLTVYKGESSWDDGPSDSCKAAADATVVKGFLVSDLKCLKAIAVTKTALNVIRFADPSWHLNKIPPEFRCEEEASAYLNTFTNVKMYPDDYVLKWTFVESKRFFHLKHGDDLIDIRTVDDGDHFITSKGVFRYDDVTAENLAKCGLGRDDNRRLLELRRRREIRSAKNELINLLPDSMKTDVLMKVIYRSWSLIHSLEEKGRALCQTLVTENTRKGFLLAKLRNMCSGETMYKIYEELEKIARPRAVADVECVAPVQKPIRRKQRAPQQRRKPKKRCKPRGASSKAVRKSSKQGVSTPAAVFDQPVKTIKVLKPVVRTVQVHPLTENSSVKEEKATMLPPLSFLPVFEAFDEPPVKVLDKLPVKELDEPPTKVPNEARVKVLNEPPVKVLEESVIKKHKQPKSRSSMNRNRELFSGRYVSAATKRSLRKYNFIIPCLARKHHSLLKKSSPDTVDGQKVLDTRCNSVSPLHVSNEGAPAKQEENDEGVRDEEGLAGVRNCVNFDGVGKLERPPDDIAPNDERNFAESSHAGCGDESMVFEENAPLQDEFCSPERISVSVKQEVEDYDEELNELIQEDLEALPSEESDIEVD